A genome region from Armatimonadota bacterium includes the following:
- a CDS encoding ABC transporter substrate-binding protein, whose product MRGRLHGVLLLCVVLAALASPPAQAQAPPRTLRIAVGIDADTLDPAGQTTTTVANMVDYIYETLVAYDYRENRVVPHLATRWQVSRDGLTYTFTLRSGVRFHDGTPLTAEAVKFTLERLLDPRTRVPTRFLIDAIEEVQTPTPQTVRLVLSKPSPTLLTNLTYTTTAIISPTAAQRIGAANLTRDATGAGTGPYMFKEWVRGTHILVTRNPNYWGPRPVFEEVMFRIVPDAGAREAMLLAGDVHMAMLPPAPDVRRLREHPNVTMVVAPTDRIIFVAMNTQWGPFKDARVRQAMNYAVNKKAILSSVLFDLGTVADSPCPGMMFGHHPVQPGGWPFNPIKAKQLLREAGVGNGFEVTFLTPTGRYIQDFQFAQAIAAQLRNVGIRANVATMDWPSYVAEITQPPERTRLQMLVLGWAWVVLDCDGVLFGQFHSSQHPNRGLAPAFYRNARVDALLEEARTIVDQERRKALYREAQTIIWNEAPWIFLWTQKWYVATVKNLRGVSITPIEKWDAIHATWQ is encoded by the coding sequence ATGCGAGGACGTCTGCACGGTGTCCTGCTCCTCTGCGTGGTCCTGGCCGCATTGGCTTCCCCTCCGGCGCAGGCGCAGGCGCCGCCGAGGACGCTCCGGATCGCCGTGGGGATCGACGCCGACACGCTCGACCCCGCGGGGCAGACCACGACGACTGTGGCCAACATGGTCGACTACATCTACGAGACCCTGGTCGCCTACGACTACAGGGAGAACAGGGTCGTCCCCCACCTGGCCACGCGCTGGCAGGTGAGCCGCGACGGCCTCACCTACACCTTCACCCTGCGCAGCGGCGTGCGTTTCCACGACGGCACGCCGCTCACCGCCGAGGCGGTCAAGTTCACCCTGGAGCGCCTGCTGGATCCCAGGACTCGGGTCCCCACGCGCTTCCTGATCGACGCCATCGAGGAGGTCCAGACGCCGACCCCCCAGACCGTCCGCCTGGTCCTCAGCAAGCCCAGCCCCACGCTCCTGACCAACCTCACCTACACCACCACCGCGATCATCTCGCCTACCGCGGCCCAGCGCATCGGCGCGGCCAACCTCACCCGCGACGCCACCGGTGCCGGCACGGGCCCCTACATGTTCAAGGAGTGGGTGCGCGGCACCCACATCCTCGTCACCCGGAACCCCAACTACTGGGGCCCGCGGCCGGTCTTCGAAGAGGTGATGTTCCGCATCGTCCCCGACGCCGGGGCGCGGGAGGCCATGTTGCTCGCCGGCGACGTGCACATGGCCATGCTGCCGCCGGCCCCCGACGTGCGGCGGCTCCGCGAGCACCCCAACGTCACCATGGTGGTCGCTCCCACCGACCGGATCATCTTCGTCGCCATGAACACGCAGTGGGGGCCGTTCAAGGACGCCCGCGTCCGGCAGGCGATGAACTACGCCGTGAACAAGAAGGCCATCCTGAGCAGCGTGCTCTTCGACCTGGGCACGGTGGCCGACTCCCCCTGCCCCGGCATGATGTTCGGCCACCACCCGGTCCAGCCGGGCGGGTGGCCCTTCAACCCGATCAAGGCGAAGCAACTCCTGCGCGAGGCGGGCGTTGGGAACGGGTTCGAGGTCACCTTCCTCACACCCACGGGCCGCTACATCCAGGACTTCCAGTTCGCCCAGGCCATCGCGGCCCAGCTGCGCAACGTGGGGATCCGGGCCAACGTCGCCACCATGGACTGGCCGAGCTACGTGGCCGAGATCACCCAGCCGCCTGAGCGGACCCGCCTCCAGATGCTGGTGCTGGGGTGGGCCTGGGTGGTCCTGGACTGCGACGGGGTGCTCTTCGGGCAGTTCCACTCCTCCCAGCACCCGAACCGCGGGCTGGCCCCGGCCTTCTACCGGAACGCCCGGGTGGACGCCCTCCTGGAGGAGGCGCGCACCATCGTCGACCAGGAGCGGCGCAAGGCGCTCTACCGAGAGGCCCAGACGATCATCTGGAACGAGGCGCCCTGGATCTTCCTGTGGACGCAGAAGTGGTACGTGGCCACGGTGAAGAACCTGCGCGGTGTCAGCATCACCCCGATCGAGAAGTGGGACGCCATCCACGCCACCTGGCAGTAG
- a CDS encoding ABC transporter permease, translating into MGRYILRRLLYAVPTLLGVTVVIFLMVRLIPGDPARLIAGLLATEEEVARLRVELGLHRPLHEQYLRFLGAALRGDLGISAATRTPVAAEIGSRLRATVTLAVTSTALATLFGLVAGIVSATTANSPLDYAVMVAALVGVSVPVFWLGIMLMLLFAVRLRWLPAGGYGGPAHLILPSLTLAAFSTAIIARMTRGSLLETLGMDFVRTARAKGLPPRQVVTRHALRNALIPVITVVGLQFGALLGGAVLTETTFAWPGIGRLLVSAITARDYPVIQGIVLLFALAFVLVNLTVDVLYAYVDPRIRYE; encoded by the coding sequence CTGGGTCGGTACATCCTCCGCCGCCTGCTCTACGCGGTGCCGACGCTGCTCGGCGTCACTGTCGTCATCTTCCTCATGGTCCGGCTCATCCCCGGCGACCCAGCCCGTCTCATCGCCGGTCTGCTGGCGACGGAGGAGGAGGTGGCGCGGCTGCGCGTGGAGCTGGGCCTCCACCGGCCCCTGCACGAGCAGTACCTGCGCTTCCTGGGCGCGGCCCTGCGGGGCGACCTCGGGATCTCCGCCGCCACTCGCACGCCGGTGGCGGCGGAGATCGGCAGCCGGCTGCGGGCCACGGTGACCCTGGCGGTGACCAGCACGGCGCTGGCCACGCTCTTCGGCCTGGTCGCCGGGATCGTCTCCGCCACCACCGCCAACTCGCCGCTGGACTACGCGGTGATGGTGGCGGCACTCGTCGGCGTCTCCGTCCCGGTCTTCTGGCTGGGGATCATGCTCATGCTGCTGTTCGCCGTGCGGCTGCGCTGGCTGCCCGCAGGCGGCTACGGCGGACCGGCCCACCTGATCCTCCCGTCGCTGACCCTGGCCGCCTTCTCCACCGCCATCATCGCCCGCATGACGCGCGGCAGCCTGCTGGAGACCCTGGGCATGGACTTTGTGCGCACCGCCCGGGCCAAGGGACTCCCGCCGCGGCAGGTGGTGACGCGGCACGCGCTGCGCAACGCCCTCATCCCGGTGATCACGGTCGTCGGCCTCCAGTTCGGTGCGCTCCTCGGCGGTGCCGTGCTCACGGAGACCACCTTCGCCTGGCCGGGGATCGGCCGGCTGCTGGTCTCGGCGATCACTGCGCGGGACTATCCGGTCATCCAGGGGATCGTGCTCCTCTTCGCCCTCGCCTTCGTCCTGGTCAACCTAACCGTGGACGTGCTCTACGCCTATGTCGACCCGCGGATTCGCTACGAGTGA